From Paenibacillus graminis, a single genomic window includes:
- a CDS encoding response regulator transcription factor translates to MFRIMLVEDDEKIRRIVAGTLRKWKYEVIESSSFEQVLDEFTAGQPHLVLLDVNLPVYDGFYWCQQIRAVSKVPIIFLSSRNQNMDVIMAINMGADDFVQKPFDLGVLVAKVSALLRRNYTYQDESLQMAHRQLTFHLSNSSVEYGGQTAELSRNEFIILQTMMRNIGKIVSRDSLMQVLWSDEQFIDDNTLTVNVNRLRRKIAVLGLEDFIVTRKGMGYIIE, encoded by the coding sequence TTGTTTCGAATCATGCTTGTGGAAGACGACGAGAAGATCAGGAGAATTGTAGCCGGCACCCTCCGCAAATGGAAATATGAGGTCATTGAGAGTTCCTCTTTTGAGCAGGTATTGGACGAGTTCACAGCAGGTCAGCCCCACTTGGTGCTGCTTGACGTAAATCTGCCGGTGTACGACGGGTTTTACTGGTGCCAGCAAATCCGTGCGGTCTCCAAAGTGCCGATTATTTTCCTCTCTTCACGCAATCAGAATATGGATGTCATCATGGCGATTAATATGGGGGCAGATGACTTCGTGCAGAAACCCTTCGACCTTGGCGTGCTGGTGGCGAAGGTGAGTGCGCTATTGCGGCGCAATTACACCTACCAGGATGAGAGTCTGCAGATGGCCCACCGTCAGCTTACGTTCCATCTGTCCAACTCCTCCGTCGAGTATGGCGGGCAGACAGCTGAGCTGTCGCGGAATGAATTTATTATCCTGCAGACCATGATGAGAAATATCGGGAAGATCGTATCCCGGGACAGCTTGATGCAGGTGCTGTGGAGCGATGAGCAGTTCATTGACGATAATACGCTAACCGTTAATGTTAACCGCCTGCGCCGCAAAATCGCTGTGCTTGGATTAGAGGATTTCATCGTCACCCGCAAGGGAATGGGGTATATCATCGAATGA
- a CDS encoding sensor histidine kinase, translating to MFKKLRNRFLIVNLTTISVIMLIAFASIYVIMYWNVQNDINMDLHRIADNQQKSPGGAGHPGSADPPKDNRPMDGGTPPPERSISFTVITDANGTLKDKDSKFTMDDEFYTAALKEALSIGKDIGRFTLDDSRWIFTVKPMGEEKIIVFLDITAQQKILTNLIYTFTAVGLLMLIILYFTSRFFAGRSIAPVREAFDKQKQFIADASHELKTPLTIINTNADVLLSNSGDTIGNQAKWLLYIKSETERMTRLTNDLLYLTEMDDSRTGLIHSRFNMSDAVENIILTMEAVIFEKHISFDYDIEPELTVQGNSEQIKQVVMILLDNAVKYTNPKGAVAITLKKQNNDVLLSVSNTGEGIAAEHLTRIFDRFYRTDTSRARKQGGYGLGLAIAKSIVDQHKGKIYAKSVAGESTTFYVQLP from the coding sequence ATGTTCAAAAAACTCAGGAACCGGTTTCTGATCGTTAATCTGACCACCATCTCCGTGATCATGCTGATCGCCTTCGCCTCCATCTATGTGATCATGTACTGGAATGTGCAGAACGACATTAATATGGATCTCCACCGGATTGCAGACAATCAGCAGAAGAGTCCGGGCGGGGCAGGGCATCCAGGCTCCGCTGACCCCCCTAAAGACAACAGGCCTATGGACGGCGGCACCCCACCGCCGGAGCGTTCCATTTCATTCACCGTGATAACTGACGCGAACGGTACTCTTAAAGACAAGGACTCCAAATTTACGATGGACGATGAGTTCTATACGGCAGCACTGAAGGAGGCCCTCAGCATCGGCAAGGACATCGGCCGGTTCACCCTGGACGACAGCCGGTGGATCTTCACGGTTAAGCCTATGGGGGAAGAGAAGATTATCGTTTTTCTGGACATCACGGCCCAGCAAAAAATCCTCACCAACCTGATCTACACCTTTACCGCCGTCGGCCTGCTGATGCTGATTATCCTCTACTTCACCAGCCGGTTCTTCGCGGGCCGTTCGATTGCCCCGGTCCGGGAGGCCTTTGACAAGCAGAAGCAGTTCATCGCCGACGCCTCCCATGAGCTGAAGACGCCGCTGACGATCATCAATACCAACGCGGATGTGCTGCTGTCCAATAGCGGCGACACGATCGGCAATCAGGCGAAGTGGCTGCTATATATTAAGTCGGAGACGGAGCGGATGACCCGGCTGACCAATGACCTGCTGTATCTGACGGAAATGGATGATTCCCGGACAGGCTTGATCCACAGCAGGTTCAATATGAGCGACGCGGTGGAGAATATCATCCTGACGATGGAAGCTGTGATCTTCGAAAAGCATATCTCCTTCGACTATGACATCGAACCGGAGCTGACCGTGCAGGGCAACAGCGAGCAGATTAAGCAGGTGGTGATGATCCTTCTCGACAACGCCGTGAAATATACGAACCCCAAGGGCGCTGTAGCCATCACGCTCAAAAAACAAAATAACGATGTGCTCCTGTCCGTCTCGAACACCGGGGAAGGCATTGCCGCTGAGCATCTGACCCGCATCTTCGACCGGTTCTACCGTACAGATACCTCCAGAGCGCGCAAGCAGGGCGGCTATGGTCTGGGTCTTGCTATTGCCAAGTCGATCGTGGATCAGCATAAAGGGAAAATCTACGCCAAAAGTGTTGCCGGGGAGTCGACTACGTTTTATGTACAGCTGCCCTGA
- a CDS encoding sensor histidine kinase, with amino-acid sequence MSFWRFLKYEKPYIGLYAAGFLLTVAVFAADPQISWHWQSFFYALALLLLGLAGFLLHRYMKNVQALRRISDEDTEPLSLEAEGYREVMEQLQIQHIRALNKVQMQQKEHYDFIVTWFHEVKTPIAVLRLMQQTEVDHSSLEEELSRIEHYVDQALYYSRLDTFNQDYEIVNCNLELLVKAAVKAHSKTFISKKIKIRLDVQSTTVQSDSKWLSFIINQLVTNSLKYTGDQGEISFTTRVTPQEKLLIVRDNGIGIDRKDLPRVFNRGFTGTNGRTYAKSTGMGLYLAQELSKKLGHYISCESEAGSFSEFTIHFPKNHDPYLKMLR; translated from the coding sequence ATGAGCTTCTGGCGATTCCTGAAATATGAGAAACCGTATATCGGCCTGTATGCCGCCGGATTTCTACTGACGGTTGCCGTATTTGCCGCAGATCCGCAAATTTCATGGCACTGGCAAAGCTTCTTCTATGCGCTCGCACTGCTTCTATTAGGTCTGGCAGGCTTTTTGCTCCATCGTTATATGAAGAATGTGCAGGCGCTCCGCCGTATATCTGATGAAGATACGGAGCCGCTGTCACTGGAGGCCGAGGGTTACCGGGAGGTTATGGAACAGCTGCAAATTCAGCATATCCGCGCCTTGAACAAAGTGCAGATGCAGCAGAAGGAGCATTATGATTTTATTGTCACCTGGTTTCATGAGGTGAAGACGCCCATCGCTGTTCTCCGGTTGATGCAGCAGACGGAGGTCGATCACAGCAGTCTGGAAGAAGAGTTATCACGGATTGAGCACTACGTCGACCAGGCGTTATATTATTCCAGGCTCGATACCTTCAACCAGGACTACGAAATCGTGAACTGCAATCTGGAGCTGCTGGTCAAAGCAGCCGTCAAAGCCCACTCCAAGACGTTCATCTCCAAAAAAATTAAAATCCGGCTCGATGTACAATCCACAACGGTGCAAAGCGACTCCAAATGGTTGTCCTTCATTATTAACCAGCTGGTCACGAACAGCCTGAAATATACCGGGGATCAAGGAGAGATATCGTTCACGACACGGGTCACACCGCAAGAGAAACTGCTGATTGTACGTGATAATGGCATCGGCATTGACCGTAAGGACCTGCCGCGGGTGTTCAACCGCGGATTCACCGGCACCAACGGGCGTACCTATGCAAAATCGACAGGCATGGGCTTGTATTTGGCCCAGGAGCTGTCCAAGAAGCTGGGGCACTATATTTCCTGCGAATCCGAGGCAGGCAGTTTCAGCGAATTCACCATCCACTTTCCGAAAAACCATGATCCTTATTTGAAAATGCTGCGGTAA
- a CDS encoding peptidoglycan-binding domain-containing protein, translating into MKQKKLFSIGSLLLTSSLLFGGMAAASGFYGWPTLTQGSSGGYVRGLQANLYSFGQQSNVGSIDGNFGSGTRTGLINMQNSTGLTADGIAGSGTWNTMNNYSIFETEYNWVVHTPYSTTYQTSYFDSGSSLQYRIMYKNTSTTVQSGYIY; encoded by the coding sequence ATGAAACAGAAAAAATTATTCTCTATAGGTTCTCTTTTACTCACTAGTTCGCTTTTATTTGGTGGTATGGCTGCTGCTTCTGGATTTTATGGTTGGCCTACTCTAACTCAAGGTTCATCTGGAGGTTATGTTAGGGGGCTGCAAGCCAACCTTTACTCCTTTGGGCAACAATCTAACGTTGGCTCGATAGATGGCAATTTTGGTTCAGGCACAAGAACCGGATTAATTAATATGCAAAATTCCACCGGCTTAACCGCCGATGGTATAGCGGGTTCGGGCACATGGAATACAATGAACAACTACTCCATTTTCGAGACAGAATACAATTGGGTTGTTCATACACCTTATAGCACGACATATCAGACTTCATATTTTGATTCTGGTAGCTCGTTACAATATCGCATTATGTACAAAAATACAAGTACCACTGTGCAAAGTGGGTATATCTATTAA